Proteins encoded in a region of the Pelmatolapia mariae isolate MD_Pm_ZW linkage group LG6, Pm_UMD_F_2, whole genome shotgun sequence genome:
- the tspan34a gene encoding tetraspanin 34a, with amino-acid sequence MCCSGFLKIMMFIFNGGIFLAGAVILGVGIWVQVDSNSFLDILDEVEDASSLSQLVNVSYLLIAVGAVLLVIGFLGCCGAIRESKCMLLTFFSIVLIIFLIEVAGAIVLFVFKDVAGELLQELEKNVQKTIVNNYGKNEKLTSVWNNTMEELKCCGYRNYTDFTDSPFYNNGGKGLYPTPCCNSTISTDTCNENTAKKANIDGCFDKLLQLIEDNALVIAGVAMGIAALEIAAMVVSMVLYCKAGKDR; translated from the exons ATGTGTTGTTCCGGCTTTCTCAAAATTATGATGTTCATCTTCAATGGCGGCATCTTT TTAGCAGGTGCAGTCATTCTGGGTGTGGGAATTTGGGTGCAGGTGGACAGTAATTCCTTTCTTGATATACTGGATGAGGTGGAAGACGCCTCCTCGTTATCACAACTGGTAAACGTCAGCTACCTGCTCATTGCCGTGGGTGCTGTACTACTGGTGATTGGCTTCCTGGGCTGCTGTGGTGCCATCAGGGAGAGCAAGTGCATGCTGCTGACG TTCTTCAGTATTGTTTTGATTATCTTCCTCATCGAGGTTGCAGGAGCCATTGTGCTCTTTGTCTTCAAAGATGTG GCTGGTGAGCTTCTTCAGGAACTGGAGAAAAACGTCCAAAAGACCATTGTAAACAACTATGGAAAAAATGAGAAACTGACTTCTGTTTGGAACAACACAATGGAAGAG CTTAAATGCTGTGGATACAGGAACTACACAGATTTTACAGACTCGCCTTTTTACAATAACGGTGGGAAAGGTCTCTATCCAACCCCATGCTGTAATTCAACCATTAGTACTGATACATGCAATGAAAACACAGCGAAAAAAGCG aaCATCGATGGCTGCTTTGACAAACTGCTGCAGCTGATAGAGGACAACGCTCTGGTCATTGCAGGTGTGGCAATGGGGATCGCTGCTCTCGAG ATCGCTGCCATGGTGGTTTCAATGGTTCTCTACTGCAAGGCTGGAAAAGATCGATAA